One Indicator indicator isolate 239-I01 chromosome Z, UM_Iind_1.1, whole genome shotgun sequence genomic window carries:
- the FEM1C gene encoding protein fem-1 homolog C, producing MDLKTAVFNAARDGKLRLLSKLLARKTREEVVQLLSEKTNGATPLLMAARYGHLDMVEYLLEHCSASIEVGGSVNFDGETIEGAPPLWAASAAGHLKVVQCLLDHGASVNNTTLTNSTPLRAACFDGHLEIVKYLVEHKADLEVSNRHGHTCLMISCYKGHKEIAQYLLEKGADVNRKSVKGNTALHDCAESGSLDIMKMLLKYSAKMEKDSYGMTPLLSASVTGHTNIVDFLTQHVQTSKAERINALELLGATFVDKKRDLLGALKYWKHAMEMRYSDRTNILSKPVPQTLIMAYDYAKEVNSSEDLENLIADPDEMRMQALLIRERILGPSHPDTSYYIRYRGAVYADSGNFERCINLWKYALDMQQSSLDPLSPMTASSLLSFAELFSFMLQDRAKGLLGTTVVFDDLMGILCKSLLEIERAMKQTQCPPDPLQLNKAISIMLHLICLLEKVPCSSEQEHFKKQTIYKFLKLQPRGQNNFSPLHLAVDNNTTCVGRYPVCEFPSLQVTAILVECGADVNVRDSDNNSPLHIAALNNHPDIMNLLIKSGSHFDATNSHKQTASDLLDEKEIAKNLIQPVNHTTLQCLAARVIVNHNIYFAGHIPEKLENFVLLHR from the exons ATGGATCTAAAGACAGCAGTGTTCAACGCAGCTCGTGATGGCAAGCTGCGGCTCCTTTCCAAGTTACTTGCaagaaaaacaagagaagaGGTAGTCCAGCTGTTGTCAGAGAAAACCAATGGTGCCACACCACTTCTGATGGCAGCCCGTTATGGTCACCTTGACATGGTAGAGTACTTGCTGGAGCATTGCTCAGCATCGATAGAAGTTGGTGGTTCAGTAAACTTTGATGGTGAGACCATTGAGGGGGCTCCACCGTTATGGGCAGCGTCAGCAGCGGGTCACTTGAAGGTGGTCCAGTGTCTGTTAGATCACGGTGCATCTGTCAACAATACAACTCTGACAAATTCAACGCCACTGCGAGCTGCCTGTTTTGATGGTCACCTCGAAATAGTAAAATATCTTGTGGAGCACAAAGCAGACTTGGAAGTATCAAACCGTCATGGGCATACGTGCTTGATGATCTCATGTTACAAAGGCCACAAAGAAATTGCTCAGTATTTACTCGAAAAAGGAGCTGATGTTAACAGAAAAAGTGTTAAAG GAAACACCGCCTTACATGACTGCGCAGAATCTGGAAGTCTGGACATCATGAAGATGCTTCTCAAGTATTCTGCTAAAATGGAAAAGGACAGTTATGGAATGACTCCCCTTCTGTCAGCTAGTGTGACAGGCCACACAAATATCGTGGACTTTCTGACCCAGCATGTACAGACCAGTAAAGCTGAGCGCATAAATGCTCTGGAACTTCTAGGAGCAACATTTGTGGACAAAAAGAGAGATCTGCTTGGAGCTTTGAAATATTGGAAACATGCTATGGAAATGAGATACAGTGATAGGACTAATATCCTGAGCAAACCTGTGCCACAAACACTAATTATGGCGTATGATTATGCTAAAGAGGTCAACAGCTCAGAAGATCTAGAAAATCTTATTGCAGACCCTGATGAGATGAGAATGCAGGCACTGTTAATTAGAGAGCGCATTCTTGGCCCTTCTCACCCAGATACGTCATACTATATTAGATACAGAGGTGCTGTCTATGCAGACTCTGGAAACTTCGAGCGTTGTATCAACCTATGGAAATATGCTTTGGACATGCAGCAGAGCAGTCTTGATCCACTGAGTCCTATGACAGCCAGCAGTTTACTATCGTTTGCTGAACTTTTCTCTTTCATGTTGCAAGATAGGGCAAAAGGCCTGCTAGGCACTACTGTCGTATTTGATGATCTCATGGGTATACTGTGCAAAAGTCTGCTTGAAATAGAACGAGCTATGAAACAAACTCAGTGTCCTCCTGATCCATTACAGCTGAACAAAGCCATTTCTATCATGTTacatttaatttgtttgttGGAGAAAGTACCTTGCAGCTCAGAACAGGAGCATTTTAAGAAACAGACTATTTACAAGTTTCTTAAACTTCAACCTAGAGGGCAGAATAATTTCAGTCCACTTCACCTGGCTGTTGACAACAATACAACATGTGTGGGCCGCTACCCTGTTTGTGAATTCCCTTCTCTACAAGTTACTGCTATCCTGGTGGAATGTGGTGCTGATGTAAATGTCAGAGACTCTGATAATAACAGTCCATTACACATTGCTGCACTGAACAACCATCCAGACATCATGAACCTTCTTATCAAATCAGGTTCCCACTTTGATGCCACAAACTCTCATAAACAGACTGCTAGTGATTTGCTGGATGAGAAGGAAATAGCAAAAAACTTAATCCAGCCCGTAAATCATACTACATTGCAGTGTCTTGCTGCTCGTGTAATAGTGAATCATAACATATACTTTGCAGGGCACATCCCTGAGAAGCTGGAGAATTTTGTTTTGCTCCATAGATGA